One segment of Betaproteobacteria bacterium DNA contains the following:
- a CDS encoding group 1 truncated hemoglobin: protein MKPRNLFVVLATLAALGLVACATPDRKPPPQSLYDRLGGKPAITAVVDDFVANVASDPRINQQFANADIPRLKRLLVEQICAGTGGPCQYTGRDMRTAHAELAVSGGEFNALVEDLVRSLNKFKVPAQEQKELLAVLGPMKTAIVTR from the coding sequence CGTCGTTCTTGCAACGCTTGCCGCACTCGGCTTGGTCGCGTGCGCCACGCCGGACAGGAAACCGCCGCCGCAGAGCCTGTACGACCGGCTGGGCGGCAAGCCGGCGATTACCGCGGTGGTGGACGACTTCGTCGCCAACGTCGCGAGCGATCCGCGCATCAACCAGCAGTTCGCCAACGCCGACATCCCTCGCCTGAAGCGGCTGCTGGTCGAGCAGATCTGCGCCGGCACGGGCGGTCCGTGTCAGTACACCGGCCGCGACATGAGGACGGCGCACGCCGAACTGGCAGTGTCGGGCGGTGAGTTCAATGCCCTCGTGGAGGACCTCGTCAGGAGCTTGAACAAGTTCAAGGTGCCGGCCCAGGAGCAGAAGGAACTGCTCGCGGTTCTCGGTCCGATGAAGACCGCTATCGTCACGCGATAG